The genomic interval GGGTGAGGATACAAATGCTCAGAGGAACCGATAAGTGTTGTGCTTGCAATGACAGATGACACAAATCTAAGCAATAAACACATGGCCATCGTCAAAACTAACAGCACACAGATACAAGATAAGAAATTAGGAAATCTGGAGGCATTTCATAATGTCACTGTCATTTTCCATCACTAAGCTACAGCAGAAAATCAATACTGCACTTTTGGCTGATTCAAATGAGCAGGTGCATTCGCTGTAGAGATAAATTTTCTCTCTACtcctatgtgtgtgcatatgcgtaaTGAttaatgaatgtgtgcatgtgtgaatttgtttgtgtgtgtgcataatatGCATATTAATATATGAATGTGTGGatatgtctatgtgtatgtatgtgtttctatgtgtgtgcgtgcagtgtgtgtggagacgTGTATGAatccatgtgtgcgtgcgcacatttgcatgtttgtgtatttttgtgtgtgtgtgtgtctttgtgtgtgtgtatgtgtgcgtgactATGACTATTCTCTGTTGAACACAAATCTTGACACGCACATTAGCTGTCAAAGTTTATTTAGGTTTTCCAGCCAAAGCCGTGCATCACAGCGAAGTGCTTCACCTCGGATGCATTAAGGAGATTatacagcgacacacacacacacacacacgcacgcacacgcgcacacacacacacacacacacacacacacacacacacacacacacacacacacacacacacacacacacacacacacacacacacacacacacagctcccagGGAGCTGACAGCTTTGTGTTAGCAGATCATCTCACTCAGGACCAATACACAAGCAACCATCCAGAACTAGGAATAATCAGGGTTTAGACATACAGAGGGGTTTTTAGAACATAGATAGATCATTCCAAATATGTTTAAAAGCTTCCAAAATATCACCTGAAAATATAGATgaaatattcattcattcacaaataTTAATTTCTGCTTGTAACATACCCCATCTCCTCTTGTCATAAGAGTAGAAATATAGTGAATTGTTATGTTAGGGAACATGTTGTCATAGTGGTTAGGTTAGGGAACAACACGTGGTAATATAGCGTGGTTATGTTAGGGAACACCTAGCAATATAGAGTGGTTAAGTTAGGGAACAAGATGTAATATAGAGTGGTTATGTTGGAGAACAAGATGTTTATAAAATGGCGAGGCATGGTGCCAAGACTTGTTAGGTGGACTATGTGCTGGCTTTTGTCAACATGGATTAGGAGAGAGCCAATAGCAGAAGCAAGACTTGGCTTTTAAAACTGAGAGATGGATTATTGTTAGTTAAAATTTCTTAATTTGGCGTTACTCAATTTAAGTAGccgattttttttatcatgcatCCACTATCGACGACCTAAATATTGGATGCAAGGTTCTGAGCTTTTGTTTTTAAAGGCTGTATGTGTCTGATCTTGTCAAAATTAAAGTCCATATAATGATATTAGTTCCAGCTGTCAACATCGATTTTGGAGACGATTCAACTGTTGAGTGGAGCGCAGCACGGCTGAGCACTGTGGGCTTGCTTGTGTCCTTACCTCTTTTAGACTGGCCTTTGAATCCTTTACGATCGAGTATTCCACCCCGATGTTAGTTTCCTGAGGATTCTCGATGGACGTGGGATCAGTCTCCGTCTTTGTCTTACATGATTCCACCGTTAAGAGGAGGGATGGGTGGACTTAAGCATAGACACACTGCAGTTGACCTGAGGTGGTAATTAAATGAGTTATAAATTGAAGGGAAAACCAATATGTAATATCTTACAGCCTGATGAATATGCCGATCAAGTCATTTAATTACTGGAAGGATGGCTGGTTCAATTAAGATTCGATAAATCAAGTTGTCATATCTTATGTTGCCTATCTATGTGAAAGACTTTAGACAGGGGGTAATATACCAGATTTTACCATGGAAAATCCATTGACTGACTGCATTACCAGGAATGGCCAGGTTAATCTAATAGGCTCTCTATCGACTTGGACCCTGGTTCTTTACTGCCATCTAGTGAGTAGGAAAACAACTGTCGATTTTGTACATTTATACGCTCAGCTGCTTCTGTTCCTAATTACATTTTCAATACAATGTGCTAATGGAAAAATAGCATTTTAATGCAATTCTTATGCAAATATGTCATGACTTACTTCCATATACTCTAACACATTCCCATTTAAGTGAGGACTAAAGTGTGGATGGAGGTGTACTATCCCTTTCAATAAGATcatcaataaatatataaataatctCGGAATTTACCTCGGAGGTTATGTTATTTCATTTTATCTAATGTTTGCATCATAGGCATATGCTGCGTACATTTAATTATTATCTATAACGTTAACGTTACTGATATTAAAtctaatatatttatattttattattatgcatcttttttttatcttgatGAAAATGACTCTAAAATAGGCCCAGGGCGGGTACACACCAGAGTGGGCGTGGTTTGGCGTAATGACGTCAGGGAAGGCGTAAACCGTTGGCGCAATTTTTTGAAAAGCGAGCCGGAAGGAGCGTCAAGCGTGCTACCGCCtccgacacaaacacatcagTTCATCAGAGTTATCAACATCAAGGCTATTCTGGATTAAAATCCTCGTCCAAAACAAGGTGCGTAAAGCTACATTGTGGTGTACGAGCTCTGGACCGGGTGTTCAAAGTGACGGGACGTTTTTCAACCTTCTAGATAAAGTAATGTAGAAAAACAAAGATCGTCAAACgacggagacggagagcgaCTTTTCATCGTATTAAAGCGTTTGAATCGACATCGTCTTTGGGTTATTCAATTAAAACTTGCATATGCAATGCATTAACGCTGTCAGTCTTGTTGCGTTATAAGTAGCGTGTTACTGTGTTATTGGTGAGTGCTTGAATTAGACTTTTGGCCGCGCAGGCTCTTCTTCCTTGATGGCCTGACGTCACAGCTCTGATAAACACATTGATGCtctcatacgtgtgtgtgtgtgtgtgtgtgtgtgtgtgtgtgtgtgtgtgtgtgtgtgtgtgtgtgtgtgtgtgtgtgtgtgtgtgccgctcTCTTGTTCCTAAAtgaagttatatatatatatatatatgcacacttTAGAGACATCAAATCCTGCTTTATTGTTTAAGTGCATGAGGGTAATACCAAGAGCTTGCAAGTGAAACAACAGTAACAAGAAAGTGCCAATCATCTGGGATCCACCTAAATCAGGGTCTTAAAGCCCCAGTCGTTTGGCGGCAGGATCTCAAGGGGGTGCCCAGGCTGAGGTTCTGACTATTGGGAGGATGCGCCCCAACAACAAGCACCGCCCAGCGTGAGCTCTGACCCCGCGATAGAACTGCTGTGACTGGTCCTTGGGTCTGCGTCTCCGCCCCAGCTAGGATGAGCGTCTCCCCCTCGCCCGCCCCGCGGTGGACCCCCTCCCTGAAGCACGTCAGCAGGGGTGTGTCCCCGGCGTCCTGCAGCACCCCACTGCTGGCGGCCTTCCACATCAACGACGACGAGAAGGAGCGGCGACAGCGAAggaggtcaagggtcatcgACCTCCAGTCCGCCGGCGACTCCTCGTTCAACGAGTCTGCGTCCCACAGGTAAGGACCGGGGCCTCCCCCCACCTGTAGGTCCACCTTGTTCTGCCGAATGGTGGCTGTTCCCATACTATTTGTTCCTTCCCGATATCGGTCGATGGCGAGTATGTATCGGTACGGCAGCTAGCATTGTAACTGAAGGGTTACGCTGTAGAGGATGTGTTTAAGTAGCGTGTTACTGTGTTATTAGAGAGTGCTTGAATTAGACTTTTTGCCACGCAGGCTCCTCTTCCTTGATGGCCTGACGTCACAGCTCTGATAAACACATTGAGGCtcccacacgtgtgtgtgtgtgtgtgtgtgtgtgtgtgtgtgtgtgtgtgtgtgtgtgtgtgtgtgtgtgtgtgtgtgtgtgtgtgtgtgtgtgtgtgtgtgtgtgtgtgtgtgtgtgtgtgtcgctcccTTGTTCCTAAATTAAGTTATGTATATTCACATTTTATAGAAATCAAATCCTGCTTTATTGTTTTAGTGCAAGAGGGTAATACCAAGAGCTATAGTCCACTTACTTTCTACAAGAACTTTAAATGACAACAACTTTCCAACTCGGACCATTGACAAACTCAGCATAACACCGCACTTGTTAGTGATATTCTTTGCCTGTGTAGTGAATGAGTCACGTGATGTCGTCGGTTCGGTGCATAGACTAGATGTTggtaaaccgtgtgtgtgtgtttttatacagTGCCACGGGAACACCCGCTTCTATTCCCAAGTTGTCGAACGCACAGATTTCGGAGCACTACTCGACCTGCATCAAGCTGTCCACTGAGAATGTAAGTGTTGTCCGCACTCGTTGGCCATTGAGTTTAACTCCAACATTTTACCATAAGAATATTTGTCCTCGACTAATATGAGTAAGTTAGCAGACACTGTGGCGCTAAGAACAAAGACATACAATATGAACAGTGGATGGGAGCTTTGTTTACCAAACATTCAACATGTCGGATGCCTTCCTCAGAAAATCACCACAAAGAACGCCTTCGGCCTTCACCTGATCGACTACATGGCCGATATCCTCAAGCAGAAGGACTCAGAGATCACCAACTTTAAGGTGGGACTTGACCCGGTTCATTCACTCGCTGTTTCCTCTGCATCCACGTAGGCCTGCAGGATAAATCGTTATAAAATTGCGATCGCGTTTCACCCCTGTGTGGATTTAAGTTAAAAAACTTTGGAGCCTTCATCTAAAGGTGTGTAGAGTTGGTTCCGTAGTCTTAAAAGGCCAGCATTTAAAGACAATGTGCTGCtatatgtacaaaataaatcattctgTTTTTGATACTGCACTTTCATCAATTATTAAGGGCCATATGAAATGCAACGTGCTAGAGGTGCCAAAAAGCTATATTTGGTActcatttttttcttcatgcTTCATGTGTGCAATACAAATTACATttcgtgagaaaaaaaaaagaaaaagagaatcGTGATATTAATTCTAAGCTAAACATTCGTGATTCATATTTTTCCCCGAATTGTTCAGACCGACATCCACACACAGTACCCTGTCTGCTGGTGTCCGTTcctttaaggtgtgtgtgtgtgtgtgtgtgtaggtggccGCGGGAACGCTGGACGCCAGTACGAAGATCTACGCGGTGCGGGTGGACGCGGTCCACGCCGACGCCTACAGGGTCCTGGGCGGGCTCGGCTCGGAGACCAAACCTGGAGAAGGTCAGAGCCGCTACACTGACCGCTGTCGCCAGTCCCACGCTGTTGATTCACTGATAACATTAAGCCTTGGTGTCCCTACGCCAACGCAACGATGGACGAGGTAGgggttaactgtgtgtgtgtgtgtgtgtgtgtgtgtgtcctcagcagcagcgggtgaggaggggggtgcGGAGGGCGAAGTCGCGGCCCCGAAGGCGAAGAAGAAGAGGCCCCCCAAGAAGACGGTGGAGCAGAACCTGAGCAACATCAACAGCTCCGAGGCGGAGAGGAAGTGTGAAGTCAGTCTCTAGGTCTATCGAAGTATCTATTAggcctaaaacatttttttgtttggttccggtttccgaccgaccctgtcaatttatgtgcgacacaaattattttatcagctttaaaaaaaaaacaattctttttttattgtttttatgcaaACTATAACCTCTTTATTCTacacaaggatgagcgaattttctcgcttttaaatgaaaacaacctacctatcattcgctgccgctgtaaaaaataaaataaaaaaataaaataaattccctacctacccatgacctcgactgacaaccaacaggaaccaaactttttatttttttaggccttagtaTTGTTTCAGCCCACACATGGTAACAGTTAGCCTTGACAAAGGGCTTGAAAGGctttgtgccccccccccccccaaagtgcGACAGAAACTTCTTCTAACCAATGAAAGCAGCCGAGCTGAGGCGCTACTTTGAACACACGGACCCCCGCGGTGGAGATACCCGCTGACGGCctcctgtgtcccccccccccccccgcaggtgGACCCCATGTTCCAGCACATGGCGTCGTCCTTCGACGAGAGCAGCACGGCGGGGGTGTTCCTGTCGGTGCTCTTCAGCGAGGACAGCCGCTGCgagctcctcttcccctccagcCTCGTCCTGCTCCGCTCCggcgcccccccggccccccagcccccacagcCCGTCCCCGCCACCCCCTTCaccggtaccccccccccccccctgtctctctgtgtctgtccgcgtctctctgtgtctgtctgtctgtctgtctgtctgtctgtctgtctgtctgtctgtctgtgtctttctctgtctgtctgtctgtctctttctctgtctgtctgtctgtctctttctctgtctgtctgtctctctgtctgtctgtccgtgtctgtctgtctgtctgtgtctctctctctctgtctgtctgtctgtctctttctctgtctgtctctctgtctgtccgtgtgtctgtctgtctctctgtctctctctgtctgtctgtgtctctctgtctctctgtctgtctgtctgtgtgtctgtctgtccgtgtctctgtctgtctgtctttctgtctctctgtccgtgtctctgtctctctctgtctgtctgtctgtctgtctgtctgtctgtctgtctgtctgtctgtctgtctgtctctctctgtctgcctgtctctctctctctgtctgtctgtctctctgtctgtctgtgtctctctgtctgtctgtgtctctctgtctgtctgtgtctctctgtctctctgtctctctctgtctgcctgtctgtctctctgtctgtctgtgtctctctgtctgtctgtgtctctctgtctgtctgtgtctctctgtctctctctgtctgtctgtgtctgtctgtctgtgtctctctgtctccctctgtctgtctctctctgtctgtgtctctttcctGTACTGCTCTGTTTCTTCTGCCATGGAGACATGCAGAGGGAACGTCTCGTCCTCGCTCCTCTGATCACATTAGACGGTGTTTCCTTCCCGGAGGGGAACAGGCAGCACGCGTCGGTACAAAGGCCAATGTAATACAAATTAGAATTAAAGATAGACCGCAAAATCAATCCATGAAACGGCCACCTCTGACCTCAGTCTGCCGATTCTCTGTTCTCCACAGGGGGTCTGCGGCAGGTCTCGGAGAAGGCCTCCATCTGCCCCTCGCTCAAGGACTTCTCCTTCACTAACTGGAAGCCCGACCAGGTCAGTCCAAATAACAACGGCCGGGAACGTTTCCTCGGTCCACCCCTTCTGGAGCCCAGTAGTGGTTtggtccgtctctctcttgtgtCGCCGGCCGGATGGTGAAGAGGCGAGGTTGTTCgactccgtgtgtgtgtgtgtgtgtgtgtgtgtgtgtgtgtgtgtgtgtgtgtgtgtgtgtgtgtgtgtgtgtgtgtgtgcgcgcgcgtgtgtgtgtgcgtgcatcacACAGCTGTTGAGACCtcaatgtgcacaggttaagCAGGCCATCACCACACACCCTCAGTGAGAGGTACTGCATGTAACACCGTCTACAATGAACCGGGTTTCCGACACCACCCCCCGTCCCTGCCTGGAGGAGCCCAGTAGAAGCGATGTCCTCACCACAGCGAGACGCTCCTTACTGACCCCGGTTCAGCGGTCTCTGCGCGGCAGCGTGTGGGCCTCACGCTCCTCTCTGtgatcctctcctccccagacCATGAACCAGATGCTGGAGCAGATCAAGCAGGGCGAGCACGTGTTCGACCTCAACGCCGAGCCGGAGcccgaggacgaggacgactgCGCCGACCCGGGGCAGGACTTCGACGGGGACTTCGAGGAGGGCGACGGCGGGCCCTCGGAGTTCAGggagggctgcgccttgtcggGCTCCGGCAAGGGCCGGTGAGCGGACCGCGCCGTCTCCGTCTGTTAGTCGTGGATTAGTAACACTTTGAGAACGCGCTTTGTGGAGGAAACCTCGTAACTTTGAGATGATGTGATCATAACTGAAACTGAAAGCGTGTTATGTAGATGCACTCCCAGCCGACGCGTCCTGGGGTCAAGCTCTAACCACAGCCTGTTCTGATCCTCAACGACACGCTTCTACAATTTAGTTCGGAGAATCTGATCAGAtaaatgagctgaacgaccagATTATTAGTAATGTCCTCGTTGGTTGACCTGAGGTTCAACTGTGGAATGGAGTATAGGCCGCGGTTAAAAGTTTAAGCCTGGGGAAAGTTTAAAACGAGCCGGCGGAGTCTGTTTGAGAGGCGAGCGGCAGTGCTGTGTCTCCAGCTGCCTGTGGCGCGCGGCGTCCAGCGTGGTTTAATCAGCCGGGCCCCTCGTGGTCTCCTCTCCGGCCCTCCACCTGCAGGGGAGAACTCCCTTTAGAACTTTAAAttgttctctctatctttcttatcagagagtgggggggggtaaATTAATTGGCACAGTCACCAGCGATGAATACGTttattaatttgtgtgtgtgtgtgtgtgtgtgtgtgtgtgtgtgtgtgtgtgtgtgtgtgtgtgtgtgtgtgtgtgtgtgtgtgtgtgtgtgtgtgtgtgtgtgtgtgtgtgtgtgtgtgtagggacaTCGTCCCGATCGGGGAGGGGGACGTGGCCACCATGTGCCTGCAGCTGTCCTCTCAGCCCCGGGAGTACTCGTACTTCAGCCCCCGCACCATGGCCACCTGGGCGGGGCCCGGCTACTGGCAGTTCAAGCCCAAACACAAGCgtgagtctggggggggggggtatggagaaCAGCGCATTAGGGCTGCTCCATTAcgggaaaaaatcataatcacgattattttggtcaatattgaaatcacgattattattttcatttttgaaaCTATGATTTCTTTATTCaatctctcccaaaaaaacctTTGTagctgagaactttgaaattatGCCCtcaagaaataaacaaaacgatgaaaaagaaaatgttcaaatctaaaataatgtacagataatGTATGCAGCTGTTCTATTAGTTtggtgatcgtttgacgctaaactCGAAATCACGTcagattaatcgcccagccctaccacaCACGGAGAACGGGTCTGATGTGTACCGCGGCCGCTGGTGTATTTAGATCTCTTTTTTATTTAGACTTCTTCTCAGTTTTAACCATCGGGTTTATCCAGTATTCTTTGTGTTGCAATTGGCACCCAAATCAAAAGAAACCAACGCCTTTTGCATGATGAAATGCTTTAATTATTCAGTTTAATAATGATTTTCAGTTATTTAAAAGGTGGATTTCTCCTGAGGGCTATAAAAGGTTCTGATGTGGTTGATTTAAGGCGTTTTGATAAAAggtgatgttggtgatggtggtggttaaTTAAAGGTGGTGTCTTGAGGTTCTGGTTGATTTAAAAGTGGTGTTTTGCGGTTGCTGTTAATTAAGGTCTCATTATTGCTCCCCTAGTCGACCACCTGCCTGAAAGGGAGAAGAGCAAGAGGAAGTGCAAGAAAACCTTTGAGTTGGACTACAACGAGGACGTCAACCTCGAGCCACACTTCCGCAGCACCAGAGTAAGTACCGGCCGCAGTCCTGCGGTTCACCCCCTCCCCTGGcggcccagcagggggcagaCTGTCCCCTACCTCATGGGTCTCAAACGGGTGTTATTCTACCCTGATGCAGTAGTAAGCCAGGCTCGCTGTGAAACCTGCCggtctccccatccccccccccccctgtttagTTGTACTACGGGTTGCTGTGGCGACGGTACATCCGGGTCACCGCGGTCTCCTGTTTGGGTCGACCGATGTGGACTTTTCTTTAGGGCCGATACAGATTTTCGTGAGCagatatttggagccgatacgGCTTTTGCTCACTCAATTTACAGCATAAAAATGACACTATGATGATAACAAGTATTACTTAGAAAAGGACAATTTATTGAACTGTccataaatcttttttttttttttttttttaatcgtcCAATGCCGTTACTCGTAAAAAAAGgcaaatatcggccgatatatcggtcgatcactaGTTTCCTGCACAGAGGGGAGAAACCCTTTTGATGGTTGATTCCATTCCTGACCTGAAGGCCCGACCCATCGTCGGCCCGTCGGGGGGGCTTCTGTCGCCCTGGTGTCCTGGGTAAGTCCCGCAGCGTTGGAGCCAGTCAGCACTACTCCGCTGtctttcagccaatcagctgaATGTAGAAGTGGCTGTGATTGGCTTCTGAGATTCAGAACGCCCTCTTCACCAAGCGGGCACAGACCAAAATATCTTATTTTGTAGATGATGTTTTAGACCAGGGATGCCAGGGTTACGGCCCGACTGTATGTCACATCCGGCCTGCGGGTGATAAGGggagaatatatgtatttttttatttttttgggaatCCGTCAGTTGGTTTGTTGCTGCTGGTCTGTTACGATTCAATAACTGTTCATCCCCCATTCTCCATTCCATTTCGAAACGTGTTTAGAAAACATgcttgtttcattaaaattaattcatttattaaggccgccaccagggggcgcccccaacacttttgccgcccccaacgcatttgccgccctaggcaaTCGCCTAGTTCACCCATGCAAgcctttaataaataaaataaaagtaattaacAGTTTACACTTACACTTTTACAGTGTTTTGTCGGCGCCTAGTCTATTTTGTTGCATTTCTCATTCATAACTGTAGGCTACTTGCATGGATAGGAAAATGTTACGTTTTTAGCGGGGAGCTGTCTCCTGCTTTAGGCTATGTAATTGTAAGCCTCATTGTGAGGCTATTTTGGggccaatgcaatttatttttgaGCGGTAGGCCTTCAAGCATAATTTAAAATAGCCTACCTATCCATGACTTGAGTCAGTGTTTGGCCTTTTCAGGCCTTTTCAGTCCGATAGTGTAATCAGGCCCCCTGAGGTCTCACTTGAAAAAAATCTGGCCCCCTGACCAatttcaccctggcatccctgtTTTAGACCCTTAAGCCGTGttctttttataaataaataaaattgagtCTGGTAAATCTCCAGTAGCCAGAGCGTGTGACGCaaggctgacctctgacccctgcctacccctgctgacctctgacccctgctgACCTCTGTCCCTCAGGccgccaccaccatcagcaAGTCGGCCCTCCGCTCCAGCAACAAGAAGACCACGCTGCCCTCGGACTTCCAGTTTTCCCCGGAGACCCTGTCCCAGCTCAACCTGAAGCCCGCCTGCACGGTACGGCCCGCACCGCCGCAGTACTCTGTGTGGCCTGTAGGGGCACAACAGCGCCCCTATGGGTCCCACACCGCCGCAGTACTCTGTGTGGCCCGTAGGGGCACAACAGCGCCCCTATGGGTCCCACGCCACCGCAGTACCCACTATGACCCGTAGGGGCGCTGTTGTTCCAGTTAGCTTTTGGTGTTGGCTTGTCTCCTGATTGTCTAGCTTTtcagataaataatatatatttttggacaCAATGACACTTTAACAATGTCAATTAAGTTAATAACAATTCCAACCTCAGTTTGGTATTATATGCCATCCTAATTTAGAGTACTAACCATATTTCAGTCCTTTAATTGTGGATGGCAACAGTACGCATCAGTCAGGCTTGAATGTGTGTTCCCTTTGGAAACTTATGATAATAAGATAAGGGGGCAATAATGACCAGGTTAATTAGTTATGCTATGACTTTATTCCATAACCCATTAAACCTCTTTCAACTGGACCCTTGGAGGACGGGGCCAGCCCTCGCTGTGGGGACAGGACTCCTCATCCTGGGTCTAACCCTCCTCGTGTGTTTGCCTCCAGCTGCGGTCGGAGGGACAGAAGC from Gadus morhua chromosome 11, gadMor3.0, whole genome shotgun sequence carries:
- the ncaph gene encoding condensin complex subunit 2 isoform X1; translation: MSVSPSPAPRWTPSLKHVSRGVSPASCSTPLLAAFHINDDEKERRQRRRSRVIDLQSAGDSSFNESASHSATGTPASIPKLSNAQISEHYSTCIKLSTENKITTKNAFGLHLIDYMADILKQKDSEITNFKVAAGTLDASTKIYAVRVDAVHADAYRVLGGLGSETKPGEAAAGEEGGAEGEVAAPKAKKKRPPKKTVEQNLSNINSSEAERKCEVDPMFQHMASSFDESSTAGVFLSVLFSEDSRCELLFPSSLVLLRSGAPPAPQPPQPVPATPFTGGLRQVSEKASICPSLKDFSFTNWKPDQTMNQMLEQIKQGEHVFDLNAEPEPEDEDDCADPGQDFDGDFEEGDGGPSEFREGCALSGSGKGRDIVPIGEGDVATMCLQLSSQPREYSYFSPRTMATWAGPGYWQFKPKHKLDHLPEREKSKRKCKKTFELDYNEDVNLEPHFRSTRAATTISKSALRSSNKKTTLPSDFQFSPETLSQLNLKPACTLRSEGQKRLSGDLGEGIGDYDYNNANDTANFCPGLQGGDSDDDGEGLGAADDSQPSLDGDPQSTPDPDGLATYGENDLVPEPHKVSKIEINYAKTAKKMDMKKLKNSMWSLLTGSPEKAKEDSQPAETAEVAGEKAFSQTTKSLLESLPNAMAQNLSVPLAFVALLHLANEKNLELVKVDDMSDIIIKQGQ
- the ncaph gene encoding condensin complex subunit 2 isoform X2 produces the protein MSVSPSPAPRWTPSLKHVSRGVSPASCSTPLLAAFHINDDEKERRQRRRSRVIDLQSAGDSSFNESASHSATGTPASIPKLSNAQISEHYSTCIKLSTENKITTKNAFGLHLIDYMADILKQKDSEITNFKVAAGTLDASTKIYAVRVDAVHADAYRVLGGLGSETKPGEAAGEEGGAEGEVAAPKAKKKRPPKKTVEQNLSNINSSEAERKCEVDPMFQHMASSFDESSTAGVFLSVLFSEDSRCELLFPSSLVLLRSGAPPAPQPPQPVPATPFTGGLRQVSEKASICPSLKDFSFTNWKPDQTMNQMLEQIKQGEHVFDLNAEPEPEDEDDCADPGQDFDGDFEEGDGGPSEFREGCALSGSGKGRDIVPIGEGDVATMCLQLSSQPREYSYFSPRTMATWAGPGYWQFKPKHKLDHLPEREKSKRKCKKTFELDYNEDVNLEPHFRSTRAATTISKSALRSSNKKTTLPSDFQFSPETLSQLNLKPACTLRSEGQKRLSGDLGEGIGDYDYNNANDTANFCPGLQGGDSDDDGEGLGAADDSQPSLDGDPQSTPDPDGLATYGENDLVPEPHKVSKIEINYAKTAKKMDMKKLKNSMWSLLTGSPEKAKEDSQPAETAEVAGEKAFSQTTKSLLESLPNAMAQNLSVPLAFVALLHLANEKNLELVKVDDMSDIIIKQGQ